From Nymphaea colorata isolate Beijing-Zhang1983 chromosome 6, ASM883128v2, whole genome shotgun sequence, a single genomic window includes:
- the LOC116256495 gene encoding heparanase-like protein 2 yields MRDLVVVVLWLLVLVSWGEGKSADVEVRVVGEAAIATTDEHFVCATIDWGPPEHCDPADTRCLAAHPQTSVLNLDLHNPLLAKVVKAFDRLRIRIGGSLQDQVIYDVGELQSPCLPFKRDKSGLFGYTEGCLRMDRWDELNKFFNQTRAIVTFGLNALYGRKKGVNEVWTGDWNPNNSHSFIDYTVKKGFQIDSWEFGNELSGKGIGASVPSGQYAKDLIKLRSLINEIYDSNSLHPLLLAPGGFYDEHWFSQLLQDSRPGVFNVLTHHIYNLGAPDDPNLIEKVLDPGYLSHVAGTFRSLHSIIQKFGPWTTAWVGEAGGVFRGGAPDFSDTYADSFWYLDQLGMSARYDTKVYCRQKLIGSNYSLLNVETMVPYPDYYSALLWHQLMGRRVLFTNVTGSAYLRAYAHCSKDNAGITMLLINLSNDTEFRIMLQTDANITAPPSENIIIKKKGTFMHGLKKVVAWMGKMAPNPKVRRREYHLTPRHGKLRSQSMLLNGELLELTLDGDIPSLSPAFVGANSSISVMPLSIAFVNFPHIDALACSPDKAART; encoded by the exons ATGAGGGATTTGGTTGTGGTGGTGCTGTGGTTGTTGGTGTTGGTGAGTTGGGGAGAGGGAAAGAGCGCTGATGTGGAGGTGAGGGTGGTAGGGGAGGCCGCCATCGCCACCACTGACGAGCATTTCGTGTGCGCGACGATCGACTGGGGGCCTCCTGAACACTGCGACCCTGCCGATACTCGTTGCCTTGCAGCTCACCCGCAGACTTCCGTCCTTAACTTG GACTTGCATAACCCTCTTCTAGCCAAGGTTGTCAAAG CTTTTGATCGGTTGAGGATAAGGATCGGGGGATCATTGCAAGATCAAGTTATTTATGATGTGGGAGAACTGCAGTCCCCATGCTTACCTTTCAAAAGGGATAAAAGTGGGTTGTTTGGTTACACTGAGGGTTGTTTGCGCATGGACAGGTGGGATGAACTGAATAAGTTCTTCAACCAGACAAG GGCAATCGTTACCTTTGGCCTAAATGCACTATACGGGAGAAAGAAAGGTGTAAATGAAGTTTGGACTGGTGATTGGAATCCTAACAACAGCCATTCCTTTATAGACTATACAGTTAAGAAGGGATTTCAAATTGATTCATGGGAATTTG GGAATGAACTAAGTGGAAAGGGCATTGGTGCAAGTGTACCTTCTGGACAATATGCCAAAGACCTGATTAAGCTCAGATCCctaataaatgagatttatgataGCAACTCATTGCACCCACTGTTGCTGGCGCCAGGGGGTTTCTATGATGAGCATTGGTTTAGTCAACTTCTTCAGGATTCAAGGCCAGGAGTATTTAACGTGTTAACACATCACATTTATAATCTTGGTGCAC CTGATGATCCCAATCTCATTGAAAAGGTCTTGGACCCTGGCTATCTTAGCCATGTAGCTGGGACCTTTAGAAGTCTTCATAGCATTATACAAAAATTTGGTCCATGGACGACTGCTTGGGTTGGAGAAGCTGGTGGTGTCTTCCGTGGTGGTGCTCCTGATTTTTCTGATACTTATGCAGACAGTTTctg GTACTTGGATCAGCTTGGTATGTCAGCTAGATATGACACAAAGGTGTACTGCAGACAGAAATTGATAGGCAGCAACTACAGTCTCCTAAATGTAGAAACGATGGTACCATATCCTGATTACTACAG TGCATTGTTGTGGCATCAACTCATGGGGAGAAGAGTTCTTTTCACCAATGTTACTGGGTCAGCGTATTTGAGAGCCTATGCACATTGCTCAAAAGACAAT GCCGGAATTACAATGCTTCTGATAAATCTGAGTAATGATACAGAATTCAGGATCATGTTACAAACAGATGCCAATATCACTGCACCACCATCTGAGAATATCATCATCAAGAAGAAGGGAACGTTCATGCATGGACTTAAAAAAGTTGTGGCATGGATGGGAAAGATGGCTCCTAACCCTAAAGTTAGGAGAAGGGAGTACCATCTAACTCCAAGGCATGGAAAGCTCAGAAGCCAAAGCATGTTGCTGAATGGGGAGCTACTGGAGCTTACCCTTGATGGTGACATTCCTTCTTTAAGTCCTGCATTTGTCGGTGCCAATTCTTCTATATCCGTCATGCCCTTGTCTATTGCATTTGTTAACTTCCCTCATATTGATGCTCTGGCCTGTTCTCCTGACAAGGCAGCTCGAACATAG